One genomic region from Vanacampus margaritifer isolate UIUO_Vmar chromosome 2, RoL_Vmar_1.0, whole genome shotgun sequence encodes:
- the ift57 gene encoding intraflagellar transport protein 57 homolog isoform X1 encodes MAEDGRRGWDEDERGPGAPHLGFVLMESLVDKLKMLNCDQELLEKHNMKPLSRHYFVSSPYLAANPGEQFYVFTIMAAWLINLAGRSFGRPQEDDEPAAIVANVLAELRALGAKVDFPPSKLKSGSGEHVCLVLNTLAEHALKRRGFSFQRPNYPTETNEEESVTDDHAELSLNDADRVAQEDDEDEDNLVDLETLTLQSTLKEAAAASKPDDILRSTVDVAEWNLEVERVLPLLKVTIRADNKDWRAHVDQMHQHQNGIKTSLREAKGYLDKLEEDISRTLEKVSSREKYVNKQLEGVIGEHRAVQAKLSEVRERYQHASGGVAQRTRLLAELSEELEKVKQEMEERGSSMSDGATVVKIKQSAGKLKQEIVRMDVRAGVVAHMLLHAKLKRKSSISLRMHAAV; translated from the exons ATGGCGGAGGACGGTCGTCGCGGGTGGGACGAGGACGAACGCGGTCCGGGAGCGCCTCATCTCGGCTTCGTGCTCATGGAGTCGCTGGTGGACAAgctgaaaatgttaaactgcgACCAGGAGCTGCTGGAAAAGCACAACATGAAGCCTCTCTCCAG ACATTATTTTGTGTCCAGCCCTTACCTGGCGGCCAACCCGGGCGAGCAGTTTTACGTGTTCACCATCATGGCCGCATGGCTCATCAACCTCGCGGGCAGAAGCTTCGGCAGACCTCAGGAGGACGACGAGCCCGCCGCCATCGTCGCCAACGTCCTGGCCGAGCTGCGGGCGCTC GGCGCCAAGGTGGACTTCCCGCCGTCCAAGCTGAAGTCGGGTTCGGGCGAGCACGTGTGCTTGGTGTTGAACACGCTGGCTGAACACGCGCTCAAGAGGCGAGGATTCTCCTTTCAAAG ACCAAACTACCCAACGGAAACCAACGAAGAAGAATCGGTGACGGACGACCACGCAGAACTCTCGCTCAACGATGCGGACCGCGTCGCC CAGGAGGACGATGAAGATGAGGACAACCTGGTGGACTTGGAGACGCTGACCCTGCAGAGCACGCTGAAA gaagcggcggcggcgtccaAGCCCGATGACATCCTGCGCTCCACGGTGGACGTGGCGGAGTGGAACTTGGAGGTGGAAAGAGTCCTGCCCCTCCTCAAAGTCACCATCAGGGCCGACAACAAG GACTGGCGGGCCCACGTGGACCAGATGCACCAGCACCAGAACGGCATCAAGACTTCGCTCCGTGAGGCCAAG GGCTACCTGGACAAGCTGGAGGAGGACATCAGCAGGACGCTGGAGAAGGTGTCCAGCCGAGAGAAGTACGTCAACAAGCAGCTGGAAGGCGTCATCGGCGAACATCGCGCCGTCCAGGCCAAACTCAGCGAG GTCAGGGAGCGCTACCAACACGCCAGCGGGGGCGTGGCCCAGAGGACGCGACTCCTGGCTGAG CTGAGCGAAGAGTTGGAGAAGGTGAAGCAGGAGATGGAGGAGCGAGGCAGCAGCATGTCGGACGGAG CAACGGTGGTGAAGATCAAGCAGAGCGCCGGCAAGCTCAAGCAGGAGATCGTGCGCATGGACGTGCGCGCCGGCGTGGTGGCGCACATGCTCCTGCACGCCAAACTCAAGCGCAAGTCCAGCATCAGCTTGCGCATGCACGCCGCCGTCTGA
- the ift57 gene encoding intraflagellar transport protein 57 homolog isoform X2, whose protein sequence is MAEDGRRGWDEDERGPGAPHLGFVLMESLVDKLKMLNCDQELLEKHNMKPLSRHYFVSSPYLAANPGEQFYVFTIMAAWLINLAGRSFGRPQEDDEPAAIVANVLAELRALGAKVDFPPSKLKSGSGEHVCLVLNTLAEHALKRRGFSFQRPNYPTETNEEESVTDDHAELSLNDADRVAEDDEDEDNLVDLETLTLQSTLKEAAAASKPDDILRSTVDVAEWNLEVERVLPLLKVTIRADNKDWRAHVDQMHQHQNGIKTSLREAKGYLDKLEEDISRTLEKVSSREKYVNKQLEGVIGEHRAVQAKLSEVRERYQHASGGVAQRTRLLAELSEELEKVKQEMEERGSSMSDGATVVKIKQSAGKLKQEIVRMDVRAGVVAHMLLHAKLKRKSSISLRMHAAV, encoded by the exons ATGGCGGAGGACGGTCGTCGCGGGTGGGACGAGGACGAACGCGGTCCGGGAGCGCCTCATCTCGGCTTCGTGCTCATGGAGTCGCTGGTGGACAAgctgaaaatgttaaactgcgACCAGGAGCTGCTGGAAAAGCACAACATGAAGCCTCTCTCCAG ACATTATTTTGTGTCCAGCCCTTACCTGGCGGCCAACCCGGGCGAGCAGTTTTACGTGTTCACCATCATGGCCGCATGGCTCATCAACCTCGCGGGCAGAAGCTTCGGCAGACCTCAGGAGGACGACGAGCCCGCCGCCATCGTCGCCAACGTCCTGGCCGAGCTGCGGGCGCTC GGCGCCAAGGTGGACTTCCCGCCGTCCAAGCTGAAGTCGGGTTCGGGCGAGCACGTGTGCTTGGTGTTGAACACGCTGGCTGAACACGCGCTCAAGAGGCGAGGATTCTCCTTTCAAAG ACCAAACTACCCAACGGAAACCAACGAAGAAGAATCGGTGACGGACGACCACGCAGAACTCTCGCTCAACGATGCGGACCGCGTCGCC GAGGACGATGAAGATGAGGACAACCTGGTGGACTTGGAGACGCTGACCCTGCAGAGCACGCTGAAA gaagcggcggcggcgtccaAGCCCGATGACATCCTGCGCTCCACGGTGGACGTGGCGGAGTGGAACTTGGAGGTGGAAAGAGTCCTGCCCCTCCTCAAAGTCACCATCAGGGCCGACAACAAG GACTGGCGGGCCCACGTGGACCAGATGCACCAGCACCAGAACGGCATCAAGACTTCGCTCCGTGAGGCCAAG GGCTACCTGGACAAGCTGGAGGAGGACATCAGCAGGACGCTGGAGAAGGTGTCCAGCCGAGAGAAGTACGTCAACAAGCAGCTGGAAGGCGTCATCGGCGAACATCGCGCCGTCCAGGCCAAACTCAGCGAG GTCAGGGAGCGCTACCAACACGCCAGCGGGGGCGTGGCCCAGAGGACGCGACTCCTGGCTGAG CTGAGCGAAGAGTTGGAGAAGGTGAAGCAGGAGATGGAGGAGCGAGGCAGCAGCATGTCGGACGGAG CAACGGTGGTGAAGATCAAGCAGAGCGCCGGCAAGCTCAAGCAGGAGATCGTGCGCATGGACGTGCGCGCCGGCGTGGTGGCGCACATGCTCCTGCACGCCAAACTCAAGCGCAAGTCCAGCATCAGCTTGCGCATGCACGCCGCCGTCTGA